ATCAAAATGTTAATTTATATAAAAGTATTAAATTCTATAAAAAAAATACCGTCAAAACGATAGTTAAATTATTAATTTTTTAATTAAAAAACTGCTCTAGTTGCTCAAACAGGTTTCTGAAAGCCGGAATCAGGAGGCCGATGGTATCCATGGCCCGTTTTCCGAAGGATTGGGTAAAACCAAAGGTGACGGAATCCTTTACCGTGTTTGCAGGCAGCAGGTGCAATTGGTTTAAATAAAATAAAAGGATGGAGAACACTGCCAGGTACAGCATGGTAAACAGCACCATTCCACCCAGCCGGTTGGCCCATCCCAACAGGATCTTTTCTACCGAAAACTGCAGCAGCGTTGCCAGCCATTGTACCAGCAGGATTACCCCTACCAGTACCACCAGGAAGGCTACCACCGGCAGCCATTTGTCGGACAGCTTTACTATGGTACCGATTTTGACGGCCACCACGGAAGATAATTTCATGGCAGCGGCCAGACCAACCACCAGTGCCAGGTAGGAAAAAAGCCCTACGATCAGTCCTTTCCGATATCCCTTAAACACCGCCAGGCATACCAGCACGGCAAAAACCAGATCAATGATCATCCGGCGCTTATTGAGCCAGCAGCTCCTTTACAATGGCTGCTATTGCTTTTCCATCTGCTTTACCCGCCAATTCTTTTGAGGCCCGCCCCATTACTTTACCCATATCACCAGGACCGGAAGCTCCTGTTTCTGCAATAAAACCAGCAATAATCGGTTTTAACTCCTCGGCACTCAGCTGCGCCGGAAGGTAGTTTTCCAGCACCTCAATTTCTTCTTTTTCTTTCTGCGCCAGGTCCGGGCGGTTTTGCGTTTCAAAGATTTCCAGCGAATCTTTACGCTGCTTTACCAGTTTTTGTACCAGCTTTATTTCTTCTTCTGCAGACAGGCTGTCTTTGGCGCCTTCCGCCGTTTTAGCCAGTAAAATAGCGGCTTTGATGGCCCGTAAACTACGCAATGCTACTTCCTGCTTGGCCAGCATTGCCTTTTTTATATCTTCATTAATGGTTTGTTCCAGTGACATGTTATTGAGGTTTGAGATTCCAGATTTGAGAATTGAGATTTCAGCGATCAGCTTTTAGCACTCAGCACTTCGCATTCAGCCTACGTTGCTTTTTGCTGTTCCAGTTGTTTTTCCTGGAACTTTTTATAAAATTCCTGGGCAAAATCTTTCATTTCCTTTACCTGGTCGTGGTACTGGGTAGCGCGGCCGTAGGTATCGGCCATGGTCATCATCGACTGGTAAAAGAAATCGGCCATTTCATCCACCATCATTTCCTTGGTCCAGAGGTCGATCCGCAATGCGGCCCGCTCTGCGCCGTCCCATAAAGACAGCATTACCGCCTTGGCCCGTTTCTCTTTTTCTGCCGTGCTGGCCGTGGCATTCCAGCTAATGTCGGATGGAACTTTGTTTTCATCCAGTTCTACATTTATAGTGATCGTTGATTTCATTGTCTGTTTTTATTCGTTCTTTGCTGACCGGGATATTTAAAAACCGGTATTCTAAATACCCGGTGCATCAGGCATTTTTACCTGCATCCGCATTCGCCGGGCACCCGGTTGCAGCACCGCAAATGTAAGCAATCAGCATCAGGCCTGCAAAAGCCGCTCTTTAAGCAGGTCTAGCCCCGTTTCTGGTGCCGGTTTTACCGGATCCCGCATTAGCTGCTGCATCAGTTGCTGCCGCAGACCCTCGTTTTTATACAGCTCCATCAGTTGCTGTGCCAACGCAGTTTCATCGGCAAATAGCAGGGCCGACGGATGTATGCGTCCTTTTTGTGTTGTGAAGGCCATTACCGGCACCTGGCATTGGAGCGCCTCGCAGGCGGCTGCAGGAAAACCGGCATTGTGCTGAAAGGTGACAGCCGCATAGGCCGCACCTAAGGCGGCGGCATAATCCGCTGCACCGGCGCTTTCAAAAAGCACCACATCCTCCCGGTATTTATAGGTATCCAGGGCGGCAAAAACCGCGCTGAATGCGGATCCTGGATGGTTACCTCCCTGAGTGATGAGCAGTTTCCAGCCGGATTGTTGCATTTTTTTAAACCTGGAAAAAGCTTTGAGCAGGGTCAGCAACTGCTCCCGGGTCCAATGCACATCGGCGCAGATAAAGAATTCCCGGCCTCCTGTTACCCGGTCTTTAAACGCAAATTGCTCGGTTATGTCCAGCGGTTTTA
The sequence above is a segment of the Niabella agricola genome. Coding sequences within it:
- a CDS encoding CvpA family protein produces the protein MIIDLVFAVLVCLAVFKGYRKGLIVGLFSYLALVVGLAAAMKLSSVVAVKIGTIVKLSDKWLPVVAFLVVLVGVILLVQWLATLLQFSVEKILLGWANRLGGMVLFTMLYLAVFSILLFYLNQLHLLPANTVKDSVTFGFTQSFGKRAMDTIGLLIPAFRNLFEQLEQFFN
- a CDS encoding GatB/YqeY domain-containing protein, which produces MSLEQTINEDIKKAMLAKQEVALRSLRAIKAAILLAKTAEGAKDSLSAEEEIKLVQKLVKQRKDSLEIFETQNRPDLAQKEKEEIEVLENYLPAQLSAEELKPIIAGFIAETGASGPGDMGKVMGRASKELAGKADGKAIAAIVKELLAQ
- the gldC gene encoding gliding motility protein GldC: MKSTITINVELDENKVPSDISWNATASTAEKEKRAKAVMLSLWDGAERAALRIDLWTKEMMVDEMADFFYQSMMTMADTYGRATQYHDQVKEMKDFAQEFYKKFQEKQLEQQKAT
- a CDS encoding glycosyltransferase is translated as MMIFSPAATVEGPLLHRDMRVIPLAKKQSGWLGQALEKKWTLPNLLKKNNVRALLLANVKDLLKINIPQFLLVPDDAAYIKTGHPALKKMAGLVVSSSAIKETLVKQAGVQAGKIWVVEGLMAPGLKPLDITEQFAFKDRVTGGREFFICADVHWTREQLLTLLKAFSRFKKMQQSGWKLLITQGGNHPGSAFSAVFAALDTYKYREDVVLFESAGAADYAAALGAAYAAVTFQHNAGFPAAACEALQCQVPVMAFTTQKGRIHPSALLFADETALAQQLMELYKNEGLRQQLMQQLMRDPVKPAPETGLDLLKERLLQA